From the genome of Papaver somniferum cultivar HN1 chromosome 2, ASM357369v1, whole genome shotgun sequence, one region includes:
- the LOC113349396 gene encoding probable tocopherol O-methyltransferase, chloroplastic has translation MNSLCESSSLSYISTCDRSYRNKSLLVSPVTTRVRISDVRKTSRRRGAGLILIRASATVSSEEKKRMDNNGKEKGWLQKGIAEFYDESSGLWENIWGDHMHHGFYDPNVTASISDHRSAQIRMIEETLKFAGLSDDSSNKPKSIVDVGCGIGGSSRYLSKKYGAECKGITLSPIQAERAQALANAQGLGDKVSFQVADALEQPFQDGQFDLVWSMESGEHMPDKAKFVNELVRVASPGATIIIVTWCHRDLLPTEKSLKPQEKQLLDKICDAYYLPAWCSTAEYVELLKSLSMQDIKSDDWSEYVAPFWPAVIRSALTWKGLTSLLRTGWKTIKGAFAMPLMIEGFQKDIIKFAVITCRKPE, from the exons atgaacagtCTCTGTGAATCGTCATCACTGAGTTACATTTCCACGTGCGATAGGAGCTATAGAAACAAGAGTCTGTTAgtatcaccagtaacaacaagaGTCAGAATCTCAGACGTAAGAAAGACTAGTAGAAGAAGAGGAGCTGGTTTGATATTAATAAGAGCATCAGCAACAGTGAGtagtgaagagaagaagagaatggaTAATAATGGAAAAGAAAAAGGTTGGTTACAGAAAGGAATAGCAGAATTTTACGATGAATCTTCTGGTTTATGGGAGAATATCTGGGGAGATCATATGCATCATGGATTttatgatcctaatgttactgctTCGATTTCTGATCATCGATCTGCTCAGATTCGTATGATTGAAGAAACTCTCAAATTTGCTGGTCTTTCAG ATGATTCATCGAACAAGCCCAAGAGTATAGTAGATGTTGGGTGTGGAATTGGTGGTAGTTCAAGATACTTATCGAAAAAATATGGCGCTGAATGCAAAGGCATTACTTTGAGTCCTATTCAAGCTGAAAGAGCACAAGCTCTTGCAAATGCACAAGGTTTGGGAGATAAA GTGTCTTTTCAAGTTGCAGATGCACTCGAGCAACCATTTCAAGATGGACAGTTTGATCTTGTTTGGTCCATGGAGAGTGGAGAACACATGCCTGACAAAGCTAAG TTTGTCAATGAGTTGGTACGGGTTGCATCTCCTGGAGCCACCATAATAATAGTTACATGGTGCCACAGAGATCTTCTTCCCACCGAGAAATCACTGAAGCCCCAAGAGAAACAGCTTTTGGATAAGATTTGTGATGCTTATTACCTTCCTGCTTGGTGTTCCACTGCTGAATATGTTGAATTACTCAAATCCCTCTCAATGCAG GATATCAAGTCAGACGATTGGTCAGAATATGTTGCGCCATTTTGGCCAGCGGTGATCCGTTCTGCCTTAACATGGAAAGGACTAACTTCCCTGTTGCGAACTG GTTGGAAAACCATAAAAGGCGCATTTGCAATGCCGTTGATGATCGAAGGATTCCAGAAGGATATAATTAAATTTGCCGTTATTACTTGCCGAAAACCAGAATGA